TCAGTAGGCTCTTTTATACCAAGTCCTGGTACAGTACCAGCAGAGTCAAAGTCTCCAAGTTTGACTTGGAACTTTGAACTACAATTACAGTAGAGTGGCTTGCACCGACACTTCATCTTGATCATAATATTACTTGCTACAAAATATTGTATATTCATTTCAAATTATTTGGTGACATACCTTTAATGTCCCTGTGGACATATCCATTATCATGAAGGTAGATTAAAGCTTGTAGTGTTTCACCCAAGATGAATTTGATGTTATAAAATCCAACTTCCCATTTTCTGAGATCGTTCACACAATTGTTGTAGAAATTCCTCAGACAACCAACTTCTCTGGTAGACATTATTTGTCGTAGATCACAGTCCATCTTAGGCATGAAGTGGTAGCAGTAGAACTTCCGAGAATGATGTTCATGCCTCTCTCCCATCAGTACAGCCACAAGAGGAAGAATGTTTTCATGTCTTAGTGCAGCATGGACGTTCACTTCATTTGCTCGGTACACCGTCTGTAAATAATCAATTCATAGTTAACCACTGTAGGAATTAAACTACAGTGCTGTATAGCTATAccaacagtacataataaaactCACTATGTTATGTACTCTTGGCTACATATTATAGTAAAATGTGAGGCATAACTTCGTGTCCACACAGATGTAGCAATAATGTGCACTCTACCACGTAGATGAGAAAAGTCGACCGCAGAAACTAACAGATTTGGAAGATTTGAAATTATGATTTGCCTAAAGTTTAGACTGTTGCTGGCTACATTTACTTTTGCATGGTAGCATGACTCCTATCAAGTTTCATAATTATTACAGGACAGTAGCTCAGAAAATAAGAGGCCCATACATATAACTTCATCAATAATGTGATACTGGTGGACCACTTACATGTTATCTCAACCGACCCTTTCAATGACTAGCTTTAAGCTCTCCATGAAATACAATGTGCGCAGCAATAATAGTGTATGGAATTCATACGCTTTATGGAGGGACATTTTTTCACTGCAAAAACTCTACCAACTTGCATATTTTCAGGTATTTTAAATAAGTACATCTACATACATAAGTGAAAGCTAGTCGCTTCAAAACACACAAGTCATAAATGTGACCCCACATTACCTGAACTCATACAATCTCCTTCACTATTTCTCATACTAGACAGTAATGCAAAGCATCGTTAAGTCAGTCTCTTGATGGCTCTAGTAGAATTATGTAGAGTAAGCAGTTGCAGCTAATGAAAATTAACATCCAACGGCTCAGAATAGCAAAAACCGTGGGCTATACTATTTCTCTACGGCTCAGTTGGCAAAAACCGTGAGTTATTATTTCTCAACGGCTCTGAATGGCAAAAACCGTGAGTTAGCTACAATGCACAATTCCAAACTTCCAACAATAACTCAGTGTGTCACAAAAACTGTGGAGGATAAACTGCAGCAAAATGTTATGTAATACAATCCACAAAAATAAACAGAATAGCTTCACCAGTTGTAACAGAATTGATCCATATATATTAGTAGTAAGGAttacattttttttttgcagtatATACTACAGAAGTAAGTTTTCATAGCAAGCCAGCTAATTAATGCTCAATTGTGCTTATCATAGCTGTTTTATTTACAATTCACGTTTTGTTTATTCCACTGTATTGTAAATGCAAGATGTCAGTTTGCCATTGATAATCCACAGCTAATGCTAAATAGCCATATATCACCAAAAGAAACCATTATAAAGCAAAAGCAGTGATCAGAATTGATATCTGGAAGAACTCTAGCATGTACCACTGCACTCACCACAATGAAAGCATGTAATGCATTGTTTATGTCTTATATTCTTCTCCACAGTTATGTAAAACTTAACCTTGTTTACTggtatgcaaaatttattttacgcTGCTTCCTGTTTGTGGTATAACTATATTGTTGACAGGATGTTGCCCAATGGATAATAATATAGCTACCTACCTTTTTAACAGCATATTCTCTTCTTGCATGGATTATAGTGAACACAAACCCATTTCCTCCTTTCCCTATTCTATTGTCAGTAGCTTTTCTGGTTGGTAATGGATATTTCATGCTACCATTAAATATTCCCTCACACTATAGTAAAAACGAAAAATTTTAAATTGAGGAACTCCCTTACAGCATAACTCACTGTAAACACAGCATATCCTGGATTAGTACAGTTATGTCGATAGTGTATGGGATCACCATAGTAGTGATCAAGTAGTTTACTAAAACTTGTTGTGCCATCTTTTTCAGCATCGTAATCATTACCAAGTAACTTATCAGTTTCATAACTACAACAAAATTCAAATTTGAGTCACAGAAATATTAAATATAGAAATTTCAAGGACAAACATACATTTAGCTGTTTTTAAGAAAATCCCTATCTATGAAAGCAATGCTTTGTGTTCTGAATCCTATATATGTAactgaaaattttgacaaaGTATAAACACTGAAAATTTGCAGGCATTATAGAAAACTGCTCATCATCTAAGCCACACAGAGTGCCTATAACTAGCTAAAACACCAGGTTTCAAATAAACAAGTTATAGAAATGAACATttttatagagttccttttaagcttgaatctgCTGAATAAAGCATCAAGGAGAACACAATGCTGGGGTAAAAAGTTGATTCGTGAATGCTGGTCACACACATAATACTGGTCTTGTATAGTCTGCAGTCTCATTTAGTGTTTGGGataaaaagttgcttgaaagaaataaatgccGAGACTATAATTTGAGTACATGCACAATAACAAACACAGCAGATAAGTATGCGTAATGATTGACATCACAACAAGTATGGCCAAATTTTAAAAAACCGTCCTTTGAGCACATTTTCTGttatgtacatacaaacatgTGATGTTTCAATCTTCAAAACAGTGTTGTACCAAAAAAAATTCCTACAACCAGGGGTGGGCGGCTGGTAGACattagtaaaattaatgtaaaggtATTGGAAAGCTTAATTGTGATGCAAAATAGCTACATAGTGACACATTCATGCCCAAGCAAAGAAAACCATCATTTAGTACATCTCTAGCTAAATGCCACCAAACAGAAGAGGTAGAACATGTGTGCTGATTGTATATTTCCATTTAGTACTTCACGTTAATCTCAATAATCACAATGCAAACTTGCAAAGCTATAAAAATGATGGACATTTAGATAGTACTTCAAATAAGCTggtaatttttttacaaatccCTTTTTCGCATGCTTAACAAGGAACCTTAAAGCACCTCTTCTTGATCTATACATGAAGGTAGTCAAAACATTTACTGATATCCAGGAAGTCCCCTTGTTTGCTAGTTTTGCATTGCTATTATGGAGATCCACATGAAAATACCAAATAGAAATAAGCAAGTAGTACATAACACCTCCTCTACAACTAGAGCACATGAGGTTTTCACAACGTTTGACATGGCTCCAAAAGGCAGACAACAATGTGAAAATTACTATTCAGATCCTAGGGTGATCACATGTACTCTGATTTTTGATTGTGCTGAAATGGACAGTTCTCAAAATCGGCCAGAATTTCAACTACGAACTTTTCAGCCATGCTAGACTTCAAGACCAGCCTAGCCTTAGCTACACCTGCATTTCCCTTTATCCTCTCTTTTACCATAAATTTGTCATGACAAGGTAAACTTGCAAACTGTTTGGTTCCATACACTTTAACAGAATCACCAATTAAAACAGCAAACGTGGCTTTGTTATATCCAACAAGTTTACTCTCTACAGGCTTGTAATCAGTAactgactttttcactgttaaatcaGTGTCAGTCACAAAACCTGCACCATCTAAAATAAACACAATAGTTATGTAAATCAGCAGTAGCTCAAGTAAATAGGAATTCAAGTAACACCACTTAGCACAGTGCATAGCTATAAgtattaaattttaaaattgtaaTCTAATCAGTTAATTGCCTTATTTACTATGTGTTATGATCTTAAGTACCTGACTTATTAACTGTTGTGGTATCATGGATTTGATGTATGGGTAGTTTGTGACAAGCAACATCTGTTTCACTTGGTACACCTGCCAAATTAGCAACTTCAATCCTTTTGGATTGAGTGATATCAGATTGACTAGTCGCTCTATGACCAGGACCTTTTGGTACACAGAGAGATGATCCATGGTAGTGATCACCATCATCAGTACTAACAAAAGGTTCTGGTAGAAGTTTCCTTCTTATAGAACTGAAACTACTATCTTGATCTACTGCACTTGGTCTATCAGCTCGTATGGA
The nucleotide sequence above comes from Dysidea avara chromosome 3, odDysAvar1.4, whole genome shotgun sequence. Encoded proteins:
- the LOC136249058 gene encoding uncharacterized protein gives rise to the protein MLRRHFVSLCRLAVFQRTSQRMCRIPRALAGISRTRKKLKEILVDEIYKWRRPLYVPCSDLQTLKLNKEASSCQGTILVAVSETQSRHCEELVIVNSPTFTSDVQCVSIRADRPSAVDQDSSFSSIRRKLLPEPFVSTDDGDHYHGSSLCVPKGPGHRATSQSDITQSKRIEVANLAGVPSETDVACHKLPIHQIHDTTTVNKSDGAGFVTDTDLTVKKSVTDYKPVESKLVGYNKATFAVLIGDSVKVYGTKQFASLPCHDKFMVKERIKGNAGVAKARLVLKSSMAENYETDKLLGNDYDAEKDGTTSFSKLLDHYYGDPIHYRHNCTNPGYAVFTCEGIFNGSMKYPLPTRKATDNRIGKGGNGFVFTIIHARREYAVKKTVYRANEVNVHAALRHENILPLVAVLMGERHEHHSRKFYCYHFMPKMDCDLRQIMSTREVGCLRNFYNNCVNDLRKWEVGFYNIKFILGETLQALIYLHDNGYVHRDIKASNIMIKMKCRCKPLYCNCSSKFQVKLGDFDSAGTVPGLGIKEPTDQMIKFASILPLGTPGYRAPEVSMHITLSGPYETLYTFAVDMWSFGCLCLNICIGKTAALRQREEASLLLSRSHHCSKELWEKTTKTKELENTKPFSNDTDLVTVVKRCLQVNSAERPTAKEALTVFKQAARTS